A single region of the Thermotoga profunda AZM34c06 genome encodes:
- a CDS encoding MerR family transcriptional regulator: MIPKTRRYENGIRNYTEDDCRWIEFILCMRKAGVEIETLVEYTRLLQKGDETLERRRQLLILQRDKLLMRVEEMQKALDKLNLKIKQYEEMIAPIERNLIK, from the coding sequence TTGATACCAAAAACACGAAGATATGAAAATGGAATTAGAAATTACACAGAAGACGATTGTAGATGGATAGAATTTATATTATGCATGAGAAAGGCAGGAGTGGAAATTGAAACTTTGGTTGAATACACGAGGCTTTTGCAGAAGGGTGATGAAACCTTAGAAAGAAGGAGGCAGCTTCTTATATTACAAAGGGACAAGCTGCTTATGCGAGTTGAAGAAATGCAAAAGGCTCTTGATAAGTTGAACCTTAAAATAAAACAGTATGAAGAAATGATTGCTCCGATTGAAAGAAATTTAATAAAATAA
- the ltaE gene encoding low-specificity L-threonine aldolase, whose amino-acid sequence MKIIDIRSDTVTTPTEKMRKAMYEAEVGDDVYQDDPTVNKLEELAAEIIGKQAALFVPSGTFGNQLAILTHTLRGDEVIVPSSNHIFVHEVGAPAVISNVQLHILDDPYGMPSIERIEKAIRDEDIHYPRTGLICMENAHSSGKVIPVDYLKKAYELGIKHHIPVHLDGARIFNAAIALNIDVKQISSTADSVMFCLSKGLAAPVGSILAGSKEFVEKARKGRKLMGGGMRQVGILAAAGIVALTEMIDRLVEDHENAKMLAHLLSELPHVKVFEDQLDINMVFFKFDLIPAEFFVKEMLKRGIKINPPFDGVYRFVTHKDISRQDVYRVADVFDEIIKSYT is encoded by the coding sequence ATGAAAATCATAGATATTCGAAGCGATACTGTCACGACTCCAACAGAGAAGATGAGAAAGGCCATGTATGAAGCTGAAGTTGGCGATGATGTTTATCAAGATGATCCAACTGTGAATAAACTTGAGGAATTGGCAGCGGAAATAATTGGTAAACAAGCGGCCCTATTTGTACCTTCGGGAACCTTTGGAAATCAACTAGCTATACTAACTCATACCCTCAGGGGCGACGAGGTAATAGTTCCTTCCTCAAATCACATCTTTGTTCATGAAGTTGGTGCGCCTGCAGTTATATCAAATGTCCAATTACATATTTTAGATGACCCATATGGAATGCCTTCGATAGAAAGGATAGAGAAGGCTATAAGAGATGAAGATATTCATTATCCAAGGACGGGCTTGATTTGTATGGAAAACGCTCATTCAAGCGGGAAGGTTATACCCGTTGATTATCTCAAAAAGGCTTATGAATTAGGGATCAAACATCATATACCAGTTCATTTAGATGGTGCAAGGATATTCAATGCAGCGATAGCTTTGAATATCGATGTAAAACAAATCTCGTCCACGGCAGATTCTGTTATGTTTTGTCTTTCAAAAGGTTTGGCGGCACCTGTTGGCTCGATCTTGGCAGGGTCAAAAGAATTCGTTGAAAAAGCCAGGAAGGGAAGAAAATTGATGGGAGGAGGAATGAGGCAGGTAGGTATATTGGCTGCCGCTGGCATTGTGGCACTCACGGAGATGATTGATAGACTTGTAGAAGATCATGAAAATGCAAAGATGCTTGCCCATCTTTTGAGTGAGCTGCCACATGTTAAAGTTTTTGAAGACCAACTCGATATAAATATGGTTTTTTTCAAGTTTGATCTTATCCCTGCTGAATTTTTCGTAAAAGAAATGCTCAAAAGAGGTATAAAGATAAATCCACCATTTGATGGTGTATATCGTTTTGTAACTCACAAAGATATCTCAAGGCAGGACGTGTATAGAGTTGCTGACGTTTTTGATGAAATAATAAAATCATATACCTGA